Within the Saccharomonospora amisosensis genome, the region ACGAGCACCTTCGGGTCGGTCTTCCTGGCAAGCGCCACCGCCTCGTCGAAGCGGCTGTAGTCGGTGACCTTGCTGATACCGATGGAGGAGCCCGCTCGTGCGGGCTTCACGAACACCGGAAGGCCCAGCCGCTCGCGGGTCTCCTCGTCCAGCGTGGATTGTCCACGCCGGATGGTCGCGTACCTGCCGACCGGCAGGCCCTCCGCGGCCAGCAACTTCTTGGCGTACTCCTTGTCCATGGCCGCGGCGCTGGCCAGTACGCCCGCCCCCACGTACGGGATCTCGGCCAGCTCGAGCAGGCCCTGGATGGTGCCGTCCTCGCCGAACGCACCGTGCAGCACGGGGAAGACGACGTCGACACCGCCGAGCACCTCGGCCTCCTGCCCTGGCTCGAGGCTCACCAACCCCTTGTTGGTCGGGTCGCCCGCCAGCACGAGGGACTTGCCCCCCTCCACCGAAGGCAGCTCCTTGCCCTGGATCCGCAGCGCCGCCGGGTCGCTGGTACCGAGCACCCAACCGCCTGCGCGGGTAATGCCGACCGGCACCACCTCGAAACGTTCGGGGTCCAGGTTGGCCAGCACGCTGCCCGCCGACACACAGGAAATGGTGTGCTCGGTGCTGCGGCCCCCGAAGACGACGGCCACTCGCGTCTTGCGGCTACTCATGGCCGGTCACCCTACCGCCGCACCGGCCGCAGGACCTCGACGAGCACCCCGAGCGCGTTCCGCAACGTGTCCTGGTCACATCCGGCGTAGCCCACCGCGATGCCGTGTGCGCTCGGTTCGCCGTCGAAGTGCCTGGCCAGGCCGTCGAGCAGGAGCCCACACCTTCGCCCTTCGGCCAGTCGCCGCCGTTCCTGCTCCGCCGAGCCGACCGGCACCACCAGGTGCGCGCCCGCGTCGTCGCCGAGCACCGGCACCCGCTCGCGCCTCAGCGCGTCGACGAGCAATGCCCTGCGCTCGGCGAGCTCCCTGCGCAGCCTGCGCAGGTGCCTGCCGAGGTCACCGTGCCTGGCCAGCTCCACCAACACCCGCTGGCCCGCGGGCGAGGGCCTGGTGCCGGTCGCGTCGCGGTAGTCCAGGATCGCGGAGGCGACACCGGCAGGTGCGACCATCCAGCCCGCGCCGAGCGTAGGTGTGAGGATCTTGCTCGTGGTGCCGAGGTGGACAACGACGTCCGGCGCGAGCGAGGCGAGCAGTGGAAGCGGCGCGACGTCGTAGCGAAGCTCGCCGTCGTAGTCGTCCTCGACGACGAGGAAACCCTCCGCGCGAGCCCGCTCCACCAACTCCACCCGCCGGGACGCGCTCATCCTGCTGCCCATCGGGTACTGGTGTGCGGGTGAGCAGTAGACCGCGGCGACCCCTGGCGGGACGGTGTCGGGGCGCAGGCCCTCCGAGTCGACGGGCACCGGTGCCACCCGCAGCCCGGCAGCGCGAAACGCCCGCACCGCCCGCTGGTACCCGGGCTCCTCGACGGCGACAAGCTGTCCAGGACGCAGCACGGCCGCGGCGAGTTCGACCACGGCCGCCGTGGTGCCGCCGGTGGCGAGCACCGAGTCGGTAGCCGCGTCGAGGCCACGGTGGCGCAGCAGATGCTCTGCGATCACCCCGCGGTACTCCGGCAGCCCTCGGCGGTGTGCCCGCCACAGCGGCGGGGTGTCGGCGGCGGCACGCCAGGCGCGCCGCCATGCCGCCCGGTCGATGCCGTCGGCCCACGGCACGCCCGGCGTGAGCACGAGCAGATCCGACGCGGGCTCGTCGTCGGGAACCGGGTGGTCACGCCGCGAGGCCGGGGTCGGCGGCGACGTGGTCACGTAGGTGCCGGAACCGTGCCTGCCCACGATCCAGCCTTCGGCGTTCAGCTGCTCGTATGCGGCGGAGGTGACGGTCCGGCTCACACCCAGCCTTCCAGCGAGCGCCCTGGTTGAAGGAAGCCGGTCGCCGCCTCGCAGGTGCCCCGTGGACGCGGACTCCCGCAGCGCGTCGGCGAGTTGCACGGCAAGCGGGACGGCGGAGTCCCGATCGAGCGTGACCGGCAGCGCGGTGTCACCCCTCGCCAACAAGTGGCCTCCTGATCGAATTCCTGTGTGGCTATTCCATGATGCCACTACCGGGTCGCAGACTTGCCGCATGCCGAGCCTTCCACCACTCTCGCCGACCACACGCAGCACGCTGACCCGCAACCGCGACAGGGCACTGCACGACCGCCAGGCCCTGTACTCCCTGCTCGACCAGGCGCTGGTGTGCCATCTCGGTGTCGTACTCGACGGCTCGCCCGTGGTGGTACCCACCGGGTTCGGCCGCGACGGGGACACGCTGTACCTGCACGGCTCCACGGGTTCGGCGAACCTGCGTGCGGCGCGCGGGGCCGACGTGTGCGTGGCGGTGACGGTCCTGGACGCGATCGTCTACGCCCGGTCGCTACAGCATCACTCGATGAACTACCGCAGCGCGGTGATCCACGGCACGGCTCGCCCAGTCACCGACGAA harbors:
- a CDS encoding D-alanine--D-alanine ligase family protein, whose amino-acid sequence is MSSRKTRVAVVFGGRSTEHTISCVSAGSVLANLDPERFEVVPVGITRAGGWVLGTSDPAALRIQGKELPSVEGGKSLVLAGDPTNKGLVSLEPGQEAEVLGGVDVVFPVLHGAFGEDGTIQGLLELAEIPYVGAGVLASAAAMDKEYAKKLLAAEGLPVGRYATIRRGQSTLDEETRERLGLPVFVKPARAGSSIGISKVTDYSRFDEAVALARKTDPKVLVEAAVVGREVECGVLEFPDGRVEASLPAEIRVLAEGEDAWYDFETKYLGEDAELDIPAKLDDSVTERLRALAVRAFQALDCQGLARVDFFVGSDGELTINEVNTMPGFTTTSAYPKMWAVTGMDYPTLLSTLVETALARGTGLR
- the pdxR gene encoding MocR-like pyridoxine biosynthesis transcription factor PdxR, which translates into the protein MARGDTALPVTLDRDSAVPLAVQLADALRESASTGHLRGGDRLPSTRALAGRLGVSRTVTSAAYEQLNAEGWIVGRHGSGTYVTTSPPTPASRRDHPVPDDEPASDLLVLTPGVPWADGIDRAAWRRAWRAAADTPPLWRAHRRGLPEYRGVIAEHLLRHRGLDAATDSVLATGGTTAAVVELAAAVLRPGQLVAVEEPGYQRAVRAFRAAGLRVAPVPVDSEGLRPDTVPPGVAAVYCSPAHQYPMGSRMSASRRVELVERARAEGFLVVEDDYDGELRYDVAPLPLLASLAPDVVVHLGTTSKILTPTLGAGWMVAPAGVASAILDYRDATGTRPSPAGQRVLVELARHGDLGRHLRRLRRELAERRALLVDALRRERVPVLGDDAGAHLVVPVGSAEQERRRLAEGRRCGLLLDGLARHFDGEPSAHGIAVGYAGCDQDTLRNALGVLVEVLRPVRR
- a CDS encoding pyridoxamine 5'-phosphate oxidase family protein — its product is MPSLPPLSPTTRSTLTRNRDRALHDRQALYSLLDQALVCHLGVVLDGSPVVVPTGFGRDGDTLYLHGSTGSANLRAARGADVCVAVTVLDAIVYARSLQHHSMNYRSAVIHGTARPVTDERAKLHGLRVLTEHLSPGSWQHARHPNDKELAAVAVLALDLTEASVKQRSGEPTEEPADLADGTAWAGVLPVQTTFGDPVPATYVPPGTGVPSHVAGRTIRPPAR